The sequence GATATACATAAGTGTTGGTTACTTGTGGGTCGGTTCGTCGTCATGTTGTCCCGCCGAGAGGCGGGTCGCTGCCGCCCTGCATTTATACGTCCCCGCCGATAGAGCCCTCGATTTGCCGATATATTTATGTTGTGGCATGTGCTCGGTTCCCACAGAGGTGCAAAATCATGGTACGAGAGGACGGTAAGCGAAACTTCGTGATGCGCGAGGACGGTGAAGAGGACAGTGTGTTCTCGGGGAACATGCCACGGCAGGCCGCGTTGAAGGCGGCGCGCCGACTCGAACCGGAGGACTCCGAGGATGCAGCCGAGGAGGACGCCGAGGAAATCCGGCTTCGGGAGAAAGGGACCGACAAGGTCCACATCTTCGAGGCCTGGGCCTGGGAAGAGGAGGCACCGGAGGACAAGCCTGACTGGATGGGTGCGGAGATCACGAAGGGGAACGTCTCGAAGAAAGGCATCGAGCATATCGAGGAGTAACCGCGCCGGAGCGTCGGGGCGCTCCCCCCGACGAGTGCCGACAGGGCTTTACTCGTTCGTCGCGCATCGGTGACCGCGTGGCCGCTCCCCGGCGAGACCGACCGTGCAAGCGAGGGATGACCGACCGGCCTCCAGCCACGCGACATTCTACTGACGGATCGTAATGCGCCCCCCATGGAATCGCTTGACGAAGCGGTCCCACTTCGACGGCCTTATCTATCACACCGGTTTGTGTTGTAGTACACACGTCGTCGGCGTCGATGACGGCGGCCGGAGTCGGTTCGGTCGACCGCTAATCGACGGCCGGCGTCGGAACGCTTCCGACGACCTTAAGTGGTCAAGGGCGTTCGGTGGTAATGCGAAGAAGCGAGGGCACGAACGCCCTCGGCCCGGACTGGAACGCCGATGAACTGGCCGCCCGTCAACGCCCGATCAACGGGTTTATGATGGTCGCCGTCTTCGGTTCAGGTCCGGACGAAACATGAGGATCCCACCCCTGCGGTCCGCCGTAAGACGGGATCTGATGTGAGCCATGGTGGTTCGGTGTCACCCGGTCGACGCGGTGGACCGAACCGCCACCTTGGACCTCAGTGGTCTATACGACGAGAAGACAACGAGTCTTCCCGCCACCCCTCACTCCACACGGAGTGAGCCCATTCCGGTTGATCCTGCCGGAGGCCATTGCTATCGGGGTCCGACTTAGCCATGCTAGTTGTACGAGTTCAGACTCGTAGCAAATAGCTCCGTAACACGTGGCCAAACTACCCTACAGAGAACGATAACCTCGGGAAACTGAGGCTAATAGTTCATACCCGTCTCACGCTGGAATGCCGAGACGCGCAAATGCTCACGCGCTGTAGGACGTGGCTGCGGCCGATTAGGTAGACGGTGGGGTAACGGCCCACCGTGCCGATAATCGGTACGGGTTGTGAGAGCAAGAACCCGGAGACGGAATCTGAGACAAGATTCCGGGCCCTACGGGGCGCAGCAGGCGCGAAACCTTTACACTGCACGCAAGTGCGATAAGGGGACCCCGAGTGCGAGGGCATACAGTCCTCGCTTTTCACCACCGTACGATGGTAGTGGAATAAGAGCTGGGCAAGACCGGTGCCAGCCGCCGCGGTAATACCGGCAGCTCGAGTGATGGCCGATCTTATTGGGCCTAAAGCGTTCGTAGCCGGCCACGCAAGTCCACCGGGAAATCCGCCAGCCCAACTGGCGGGCGTCCGGTGGAAACTGTGTGGCTTGGGACCGGAAGACCCGAAGGGTACGTCTTGGGTAGGAGTGAAATCCTGTAATCCTGGACGGACCGCCGATGGCGAAAGCACTTCGGGAAGACGGATCCGACGGTGAGGGACGAAAGCCAGGGTCTCGAACCGGATTAGATACCCGGGTAGTCCTGGCCGTAAACGATGTCTGCTAGGTGTGACTCCCACTACGAGTGGGTGTTGTGCCGTAGGGAAGCCGCTAAGCAGACCGCCTGGGAAGTACGTCCGCAAGGATGAAACTTAAAGGAATTGGCGGGGGAGCACTACAACCGGAGGAGCCTGCGGTTTAATTGGACTCAACGCCGGACATCTCACCAGCACCGACAGCAGTAATGACGGTCAGGTTGATGACCTTGCCAGAGTTGCTGAGAGGAGGTGCATGGCCGCCGTCAGCTCGTACCGTGAGGCGTCCTGTTAAGTCAGGCAACGAGCGAGACCCGCACTCCTAATTGCCAGCACCATGTTCGCATGGGTGGGTACATTAGGAGGACTGCCGTGGCTAACACGGAGGAAGGAACGGGCAACGGTAGGTCAGTATGCCCCGAATGTGCTGGGCTACACGCGGGCTACAATGGCCAAGACAATGGGTTCCAACCTCGAGAGAGGACGGTAATCTCCTAAACTTGGTCGTAGTTCGGATTGAGGGCTGAAACTTGCCCTCATGAAGCTGGATTCGGTAGTAATCGCGTGTCAGCAGCGCGCGGTGAATACGTCCCTGCTCCTTGCACACACCGCCCGTCAAAGCACCCGAGTGGGGTCCGGATGAGGCATGGATACCCATGTCGAATCTGGGCTCCGCAAGGGGGCTTAAGTCGTAACAAGGTAGCCGTAGGGGAATCTGCGGCTGGATCACCTCCTACTGATCGGGACTCTCCCTTCTGGGGAGAGCCCACCACGTCCCACTGACGGTACCACAGGTGGCCGTTCGCCCACCACGCCGACCGGGCACCGAAGAACCACCATGGCTCACATATTACGCTCGTCCCAGGAAGGGACAGGGCCCGTAGCTCAGCGGTAGAGCACCTCCTTTGCAAGGAGGACGCCCTGGGTTCAAATCCCAGCGGGTCCATGCCGGACCGGGAAAATCGCCCGACGCGAACCACGCTGCTTAAGTGGTCAAGGGGGATAGAACTGGTCCAGACCGATGCACCATCCCGTGCGAACGCGGATGGGAAGGGTCGAACGCTCGCGCAACCCACGAGAGCGTGATGACGACCGTATGTACGTGCGATTCCAGGCGTCCACTGGACCCGACAGTCAAACCGGGTCACTAGTGTGACAAACCATCAATCTGGCTACTGTGCCAGCTGGTGAATGGCTCGGCTCGAGAGCCGATGACGGACGTGCCAAGCTGCGATAAGCCTCAGGGACCCGCATGGAGGGAAAGAACTGAGGATCTCCGAATGGGAATCCCCACCGCAATTGCTTCGCGCAATGGGGAACGCTCCGAATTGAAACATCTCAGTAGGAGCAGGAAGAGAACGCAAATATGCGATCCCGTTAGTAACCGCGCGTGAACGCGGGTCAGCCCAAACCGAATCTCTAACGAGACATGTGGTGTCGGCTGACAATCAGCACGCGACCCATCCCGAGAAATCTCCTGAAATGGAGTGCGATACAGGGTGACAGCCCCGTATCGGGATGCAGTAGCGTGTGAGTCAGTCCACGAGTAGCGAGGATTGGATATTCCTCGTGAAGATCCCAGGCATCAACTGGGAAGGCTAAACACTCCTCGAGACCGATAGTGAACAAGTAGCGTGAGCGAACGCTGAAAAGTACCCCGAGAAGGGGACTGCAATAGAGCCTGAAATCAGTTGGCGATCGAGCGACGGGGCATACAAGGTCCCACGATAAACGACCGAGGGGCGACCCTCTAGTAGGACTCGTGGGAAGCCGATGTTCCGTCGTGCGTTTTGAAAAACGAACCAGGGAGTGCACTTGCTTGGCGAGTCTAACCCGACCATCGGGGAAGGCACAGGGAAACCGATATGACCGCAGTCTTCATTCGAAGACCAGGGTCACCGTGTTCAAGCGCGGGGAGTCAAGCGGGTGCGACCCGAAACCGGGTGATCTACGCGTGGGCAGGGTGAAGCGTGCCGAAAGGCACGTGGAGGCCCGTTAGGGGTGGTGTCCTACAATACCCTCCCGTGACCTATGCGTAGGGGTGAAAGGCCCATCGAACCCGGCAACAGCTGGTTCCAGCCGAAACATGTCGAAGCATGACCTCTTCCGAGGTAGTTCGCGAGGTAGAGCTACCGATTGGATGATCCGCCTCCGAGAGGAGTCGGCCATCCTGTCGAACTCCAAACTTGCGAACGCCGTAGACGAAGGGAGTCCGGTGTGCGGGGTAAGCCTGTGCACCGTAAGGGAGACAACCCAGCGGTAGGTTAAGGTCCCCAAATGTGGATTAAGTGCGATCGAAGGTGGTCCCGAGCCCTAGACAGCCGGGAGGTGAGCTTAGAAGCAGCTACCCTCTAAGAAAAGCGTAACAGCTTACCGGCCGAGGTTCGGGGCGCCCAAAATGATCGGGGCTCAAATCCACTACCGAGACCTACCCGTGTCCTTCACCGGACAATCGCGTAGGCTGGCACGCCGCTCGGGCGGAAGCACGGGAGAGATTTCGTGTGGACCGAGTGGTGACGATAATCCTGGTCACAGTAGCAGCGATAGTCGGGTGTGACACCCGACGGCCTTACGAGCAAGGGTTCCTCGGCACTGCTAATCAGCCGAGGGTTAGCCGATCCTAAGTCTCACCGCAACTCGACTGAGACAACAGGGAAGCTGGTTAATATTCCAGCGCCATCATACACTGAAAGTCGACGCTTTGGGGACAACCGAGCTGGGCTTTCGCCCAGTCGAACCGAGTACCTCCGTGGAAGCCGTAATGGCAGGAAGCGGACGACTCTCGGGACAGCGCAAGTCGGTCGTACCTAGAGCCCGTGAAAAGACGAGTATGATGATCGTACCGAGATCCGACACAGGTGCTCTGCCGGCGAAAGGCAAGGCCCGTCGGGATCAACCGGCGTTAGGGAATTCGGCAAGTTAGTCCCGTACGTTCGCAATAAGGGATGCCTGCCTCGGAGAGAGGCAGGTCGCAGTGACTCGGGCGCTCCGACTGTCTAGTAACAACATAGGTGACCGCAAATCCGCAAGGACTCGTACGGTCACTGAATCCTGCCCAGTGCGGGTATCTGAACACCTCGTACAAGAGGACGAAGGACCCGTCAACGGCGGGGGTAACTATGACCCTCTTAAGGTAGCGTAGTACCTTGCCGCTTCAGTAGCGGCTTGCATGAATGGATCAACGAGAGCGCCACTGTCCCAACGCTGGGCCCGGTGAACTGTACGTTCCAGTGCGGAGTCTGGAGACCCCCAAGGGGAAGCGAAGACCCTATAGAGCTTTACTGCAGGCTGTCGCTGAGACGTGGTCGCTACTGTGCAGAGTAGGTAGGAGGCGTTACACAGGTACCCGCGCTAGCGGGCCACCGAGTCACACATGAAACACTACCCGGTAGTGACTGCGACTCTCACTCCTGGCGGAGGACACCGGTAGCCGGGCAGTTTGACTGGGGCGGTACGCGCTCGAAAAGATATCGAGCGCGCCCGATGGTTTCCTCATCCGAGTCGGAAACTCGGAAGAGAGCGCAAGAGCACAAGGAAGCCTGACAGTGATCTTCCCAACGAGGATCGCTGACGCGAAAGCGTGGTCTAGCGAACCCACGAGGTCCATTAATGGGACCCGTGGATGACAGAAAAGCTACCTTAGGGATAACAGAGTCGTCACCCGCAAGAGCACATATCGACCGGGTGGCTTGCTACCTCGATGTCGGTTCCCTCCATCCTGCCCGTGCAGAAGCGGGCAAGGGTGAGGTTGTTCGCCTATTAAAGGAGGTCGTGAGCTGGGTTTAGACCGTCGTGAGACAGGTCGGCTGCTATCTATTGGGGGTGTTGAAGGTATCTGACGGGAACAGGCGTATAGTACGAGAGGAACTCCGCCTGGGTGCCACTGGTGTACCGGTTGTCCGAGAGGGCAGTTGCCGGGCAGCCACGCACCGCAGGGTAAGAGCTGAACGCATCTAAGCTCGAAACCTACCTGGAAAAGAGATACCGCTGAGGTCACTCGTAGAAGACGAGTTAGATAGACTCGGGGTGTACGCGTCAAGGCAACGAGACGTTCAGCCCGCGAGCACTAACAGACCAAGCCACATTCATTGGATTTCGCACTGTGACCCGATTCGATTTGACTATCGGGTCCAGGCGTTAACTGGAATCGCACGGATATACGGTCGTTTTGACCCACCGACGCTGGCATTGCAACGGTTCGATTCCGTTGGTCGGCATGAAGGCGGCCATAGCGGCAGGGACACACCCGTACCCATCCCGAACACGGACGTTAAGCCTGCCTGCGTATCGGGCAGTACTGGAGTGGGCGACCCTCTGGGAGTGCCGATTCGCCGCCTCCCATTCATACTTCATTCACCCGCCGAGCACTGCGTGTACTCACAGTCGCTCGGCTTTTCTCATATCGAACGCCACCGCGTCCTTTCCGGCCTGTCCTGCCGCCGTCGGCCGAATTAAACCGGGTTTAATCGGGATGAATCGGCCCCAACCCGGGTTCAGCGAGTTCCCGATTTAATGGGATGCCAGTCGTCCTCCCGAACGGAATGAACACGAAACGACTCGGCGCGCTACTGGTGGCGACACTGCTGCTCGTGTCGGCGGTTGCGCCGCCGGCGCTGGCACAGTCAGACTCGGATTCCCTGTCTGTCGGCGTCTCACAGGACGCTGAGACAGGTGACGTGACCGCGACGGTCACGAGCAACGGCACGGCCGTTCAGAACGCGACGGTGAACGTGACGGCGGACGGCAACGCTTCGTACGCGGGTGCGGGTGAGTACGAGACCGACGCGAACGGGACTGTTTCGCTCCCTGCCCCCAACGAATCGGTGACAATCACGGTCGTGGCGAGCCACGATGGCGCGAACGCGACGACGACGGCTGACATCGAACCGACGCTCGGCGTCGCTATCGCCGAGAACGACGATGGCTCGGCCGTCGTGACGGTTACGAGCGCGAATTCGACAGTCGAGAACGCGACGGTCAACGTGACCACGAGCGGGAACGACTCCTACGCCGGCACCGGCGAGTACGACACTGACGCGAACGGCACGGTGTCGCTCCCGGCGCCGGACGATCCGGTGACCGTCACCATCGAAGCGAGCCACGACGGCATGGTCGCGACGACGACCGCTGATCTCAACCCGGCGCTCGATGTCGCCGTCGAGGGCGCCGACGACGGATCGGTCGTGGTGACGGTCACGCGCGGGAGTTCGACGGTCGAGAACGCCACGGTGAACGTGACGGCGAACACGACGTACGCCGACACGGGCGAGTTCACGACCGACGAGAACGGCACGGTCACGCTCGCGAACCCGTCCGAACCGGTCGAACTCACGATCACCGCGACGGATGACAACGAGTCGGCGACCACCTCGGTCGTCGTCAACCCGGTCGAGACGCTGGCCGTCGGCGTCGAACAGGCGAGTGACGGATCGGTGACCATCTCGGTCGGTCGTCTCGGTGACCCCGTCGCGAACGCGACGGTGACCGTGACGGCGGACGGCAACGACTCCTACGCGGGTGCGGGCGAGTACGACACTGACGATAGCGGAACGGTCGTCCTCCCCGCGCCGAGCGAGAACGTCACGGTGACGGTGACGGCGACGGACGACAACGAGACGGCGACCACGACGGCCGAACTGACGCCGCCCGAATCGACGGGACCGTTCGGTCAGATCGTCTCGTCGTTCGTCGAGTCGCTGAAGAGCGCGGGCTTCAGTGGCCCGCTCGGTGAGCAGGTCTCCGACTTCGTGACGAACAACAACCCGTCGAACGAGAACGCAAACGCGAACGCATCCGAGCGCGGCCCGCCGGAACACGCGGGCCCACCGTCGGACGACGGGAACGAAACCGACGACAACGAGACGGCCGAGAACGACTCCCGCGTCGTCCCGGCTGATCCTCCGGTCGACGGTGACAACGAGAGCGACGCGCCCGGTAACTCGGGCGACGCTCCGGGGCAGTCCAGCGGCGAGGATGACGACAGTGATGCGCCCGGCAACTCGGGTGCGGCACCGGGTCAGTCCGACGACGGTGACGACGACAGTGACGCGCCCGGCAACTCGGGCGACGCGCCCGGCCGCTCCGACAATGGTGACGACGAAAGCGACGATGAAGAGAGCGAGAGTGACGATGAAGAGAGCGAGAGCGACGACGAAGAGACCGAGAGCGACGGTGATGACGGAAGCGACGCCGGGAGTAACGGAAACGGCAACGCCGGTAGCAACGGAAACGGCAACGCCGGTAGCAACGGAAACGGCAACGCCGGCGGCAGCGGTAACGGCAACGCCGGTGGCAACGGCCGGTAACCGACCCCGTTAGATCGGTTTTTCGCGGCAACGCTGTTTTTCGACCGCTGCGGGCGCACAGTCGGCGAGCGCGGCCGCTCGGTCGAGTGAAATGTCTCGCAGTCTGACGGCCGCTGCGGCGCCGGCCACGGCCAGCGGTGCGGCGCTGGTTCCGGGAGTCCACGCTCTCTCGTCGAACGGACGGTCGTCGTCGATAGCGGCCACCGTGACGGCGAGCATCGCGGCGGTGAACGGATCGGCCCGGCCGCCGTCGGCAGCGATATCGGCGGCGCCGGCGATGGCGAGTGCCGGTTCGGGGTCGTCCCCGCCCAGCGCTCGGTCGATGGCGGCTGCCCGCATCTCCGCGAACGTCACGGCGTCGGTACCGAGAGGGAGTGGTCGACGACGGTGCCGTCGGGCGCCACCGTCACCGTGCCGAGATCGACGCGTTCGCCGGACTCGGCGCCCCGATCGACCGTGCGGAGCACCCGCTCGCGGTCGAGACGTTCCCAGACGACGCGCTCGACGAGTTGCTGGAACGCGTCGCGGTCGCTCCAGGCGGCGTCGAGATTCGACGGCACGTGGACCAGAAACCGGAACGCGTCGTCGTCGACGCCGATGCTCACGCCGAACGTGTCGGCGGTCGACTCCCCTGCTTCCCTCCCTCCGCCGTCGGGGTCGTCGGTCATACGCGCGCTCCGTGGCCCGGACGCATAAGCGAGACGGTCGTCGCGCGTGAGACTGACTGGCAGACCGCGACCGGATGGCGTCGTTTTTGGCCGCTGCCCGCGCAGTCCCGCCATGAGCTACTCCATCGGTCTGGTCGGGAAGCCCTCCGTGGGCAAATCGACCTTCTTCAACGCGGCGACGATGAACGACGTACCCGAAGGGGCCTACCCCTTCACGACGATCGATCCGAGCGTCGGCGAGGCCTACGTCCGCGTGGAGTGTGCGGCCCCCGAGTTCGGCGAGACGTGTACCCCGAGCGTGGGCAACTGCGACGATGGCAGGCGATTCGTCCCCGTGAAACTCGTCGACGTCGCTGGCCTGATCCCGGGCGCTCACGAAGGGAAGGGGCTCGGCAACCAGTTCCTGAGCGACCTCAACGAGGCGGACGTGTTGATCCACGTCGTGGACTTCTCGGGCAAGACAGACAGCAAGGGAGAAGCGACCGAGGGGCACGATCCCCGCGACGACATCGACTTCCTCGAAGACGAACTCGACATGTGGTATCTGGGGATCCTGGAGAAAGGGATCGAGCGGTTCGAGACGAAATACCACGGCGCCGACGCGAGCATCGTCGACGACCTCGCCGAGCAGATGAGCGCGTTCCGGACGGACGAAGACGAAATCGAGCGGATCATTCGCTCGGAGGAGCTGGATCCCGACCCGGCGACGTGGGACGAGGCGGACCGCGAGTCGCTGGCGCGGGAGATCCGCAAGCGCACCAAGCCGATGGTGATCGCCGCGAACAAGATCGACGACCCCGCGGCCGCGGCGAACTTCGAAGAGATATCGACCGATCCGGACTACGACCACCTCTCCTTCGTCCCGACGAGCGCGCACGCGGAGAAGGCGCTCAAGGCCGCCGACGAGGCGGGAACGGTCGACTACCGACCCGGCGACGGGGGATTTGATGTCGTCGGCGACGTGAGCGACGAGCAGGCCACGGGTCTCGAACAGATCCGCTCGCTCGTCGACGAGTACGGCGGCACGGGCGTCCAGTCGTCGCTCGAGGCGGCGCTGTTCGACGCGCTGGATCGCATCGCCGTCTTCCCGGGGAGCGACGACGGATCCACCTCCGAGAAGGGCGTCTTCCGCGACTGTTTCCTCCTGCCGTCGGGGTCGACGACGGCGGATTTCGCGTACCACATCCACACCGACCTCGGCGACGGCCTGCTCCACGGCATCGACTGTCGCTCGTCGCGACAGATCGGTGGCGACCACGAACTCTCGGACCGCGACGTGGTCGAACTCGTGACGACGAACTAGTCGGCCGCTTCGAGGACGGCTTCGAGCGCCTGTTTCGCGCTCTTGCCCTTCACCGTCCAGCGGTCGCCGTCGAAGACGTACCGCTCGGCGTGGACGAAGGACTCCCCGCTCCCCCAGGGGGCGGCGTAGGCGACGCCGATGAAGACGAGACCGACGGGCTTCTCCTCGGTGCCGCCGGTGGGCCCGGCGATTCCGGTCGTGGAGACGCCCCACGTCGTCCTCGCCCGGTCGCGCACCCCTTGGGCCATCTCGCGGGCGACGGGGGCCGAGACGGCGCCGTGGGCGTCGAGCGATTCGCGGGAGACGCCGAGCGCGTCCAGTTTGGCGTCGTTCGAGTACGTCACCATCCCGCGGTCGAAGTAGTCGCTCGACCCGGGAACGTCGGTCAGCAGCGACCCGATCAAGCCACCCGTGAGCGATTCCGCGGTGGCGATGGTGTCGTCGCGCTCCCGCAGGTGGTCGCCGAGCCGCCGTTCGATGGCGTCCTCGCCTGCGGGTGCAGGTCCGATCCGATCGGTCGCCTCGGCATCAGCGTCGGTCATGGCCACCGGTTGGGCGGCGCGCCCCATCAAATGGCCGCCGAACGGAATGCCGGTTTTCCGACCCTTTATGTCGGCCGAGCGGAGTGAACTGGATATGGCAGACGAGACGATCGCCTTCGTCGGACTGGGTATCATGGGTGGACCGATGGCGAAGAACCTCCTCGATGCGGGCTACACCGTGATCGGCCACAACCGGTCGCAGGGGCCGGTCGACGAACACGTCGAAGCGGGTGGCGAGGCGGCGGAGACGCCGAAGGAAGCCGCCGAACGTGCCGACGTGACCATCATGTGCCTGCCCGATTCGGACGTGGTGTCCGAGGTGATGCGGCAGGAGGACGGCGTGCTCGCGGGCCTGAGCGAGGGCGACGTGGTCATCGACAACTCCACCATCTCGCCGATGGTGACCGAGGACCTCGCCGAAGAGGTGCGCGACCGCGGCGCGCGGATGCTCGACGCCCCCATCAGCGGCGGCGAGGAGGGCGCCATCGAGGCGTCGCTGTCGATCATGGTCGGTGGCGACGAGGACGTTCTCGACCGCTGTCGTCCCATCCTCGAAGTGATGGGCGAGACGATCACGTACTGCGGCGACAACGGCGCGGGCCAGGTCACCAAGGCCTGTAACCAGATCGTCGTTGCGGGCACGATGGAGGCCGTCAGCGAGGCGCTCGTGTTCGCGTACAAGGCCGACGCGGACCTCGAAGCCGTCGTCGACGCCATCAGCGGCGGCGCCGCCGGCTGCTGGACGCTCGACAACCGCGCGCCGAACATGATCCACGGCGACTTCGAACCCGGCTTCTTCGCCGACTACCAGTACAAGGACCTCCGCATCGCGACCGACGCCGGCGAGGCGTACGGCTCGCCGATGCCCCAGACCGAACTCGTCCACGAGATGTACAAGTCGATGGTCGAGACGGGGCGTGGCAAAGACGACAACTCCGGCGTGATGCAGGTCATCGAGGATCTGGCGGGTGTCGAGGCGCGAGTCGAAGACGATTGAATACTCTTCGAGTCCGCCGAGCGAAGGCGCAGGTCGAAGACGACGACTGAGGCTGTCGGCTGCGGCCGCTACTCGATGTCGTCGTGGTCCAGCAGTCGCCGCTCGCGATCCTCGGGCGCAGGGTCGTACGTGACGATTTCGAGCAGGTTCCCCGACGGATCTAGGAAGTAGAACCCCTCGAACTCGCCCCAGTCGTAGGGGCCCTGCATCGGAAACTGGTCGTCGAGTTCGTCCATCAGGGCCTGGTAGGTGTCGCGATCCGTCTCAAAGGCAATATGGGCCTTATCGAGCGGGTGATCCAGATCCGCCTCGTCCCACTTCTCCGCGCGTCCCGTC comes from Haloplanus sp. XH21 and encodes:
- a CDS encoding redox-regulated ATPase YchF, with product MSYSIGLVGKPSVGKSTFFNAATMNDVPEGAYPFTTIDPSVGEAYVRVECAAPEFGETCTPSVGNCDDGRRFVPVKLVDVAGLIPGAHEGKGLGNQFLSDLNEADVLIHVVDFSGKTDSKGEATEGHDPRDDIDFLEDELDMWYLGILEKGIERFETKYHGADASIVDDLAEQMSAFRTDEDEIERIIRSEELDPDPATWDEADRESLAREIRKRTKPMVIAANKIDDPAAAANFEEISTDPDYDHLSFVPTSAHAEKALKAADEAGTVDYRPGDGGFDVVGDVSDEQATGLEQIRSLVDEYGGTGVQSSLEAALFDALDRIAVFPGSDDGSTSEKGVFRDCFLLPSGSTTADFAYHIHTDLGDGLLHGIDCRSSRQIGGDHELSDRDVVELVTTN
- a CDS encoding NAD(P)-dependent oxidoreductase → MSAERSELDMADETIAFVGLGIMGGPMAKNLLDAGYTVIGHNRSQGPVDEHVEAGGEAAETPKEAAERADVTIMCLPDSDVVSEVMRQEDGVLAGLSEGDVVIDNSTISPMVTEDLAEEVRDRGARMLDAPISGGEEGAIEASLSIMVGGDEDVLDRCRPILEVMGETITYCGDNGAGQVTKACNQIVVAGTMEAVSEALVFAYKADADLEAVVDAISGGAAGCWTLDNRAPNMIHGDFEPGFFADYQYKDLRIATDAGEAYGSPMPQTELVHEMYKSMVETGRGKDDNSGVMQVIEDLAGVEARVEDD
- a CDS encoding CinA family protein, which gives rise to MTDADAEATDRIGPAPAGEDAIERRLGDHLRERDDTIATAESLTGGLIGSLLTDVPGSSDYFDRGMVTYSNDAKLDALGVSRESLDAHGAVSAPVAREMAQGVRDRARTTWGVSTTGIAGPTGGTEEKPVGLVFIGVAYAAPWGSGESFVHAERYVFDGDRWTVKGKSAKQALEAVLEAAD
- a CDS encoding VOC family protein, whose amino-acid sequence is MDAIDHINIDVDDLDDAYAFYRDILDLDLLRPPEDFQGAHVMFETGGGTVVTLMETGRAEKWDEADLDHPLDKAHIAFETDRDTYQALMDELDDQFPMQGPYDWGEFEGFYFLDPSGNLLEIVTYDPAPEDRERRLLDHDDIE
- a CDS encoding non-histone chromosomal MC1 family protein; protein product: MVREDGKRNFVMREDGEEDSVFSGNMPRQAALKAARRLEPEDSEDAAEEDAEEIRLREKGTDKVHIFEAWAWEEEAPEDKPDWMGAEITKGNVSKKGIEHIEE